A genomic stretch from Erigeron canadensis isolate Cc75 chromosome 9, C_canadensis_v1, whole genome shotgun sequence includes:
- the LOC122582515 gene encoding alpha carbonic anhydrase 7-like, which produces MDNKSLMFSSFFIALLFMIFCVPCAISQEVDDEREFSYDIRSPIGPHHWGEIHPEWSSCNQGDMQSPIDLLHKRVQTTSKLGRLDRDYKPTNATLINRGHDMMLSWIGGAGHIHINGTEYQLNQLHWHIPTEHTINGRRFNLELHLVHQSTDGKIAVIGILYKIGRPDSLLSKMEPYMRALAPSKEVEKTVGIIDPRDIKIGSRKYYRYIGSLTTPPCTQDVIWTIVRKVRTVSREQLQVIREAVHDEADANARPVQALNDRWLKLYRPGTDDERN; this is translated from the exons ATGGATAACAAAAGCTTAATGTTTTCTTCCTTCTTCATTGCTCTACTTTTCATGATCTTTTGTGTACCTTGCGCAATATCTCAAGAAGTCG ATGATGAGCGGGAGTTCTCGTATGACATACGAAGTCCAATAGGGCCGCATCATTGGGGAGAGATCCATCCCGAATGGAGTAGTTGTAACCAAGGAGACATGCAATCGCCGATCGATCTTTTACATAAAAGGGTTCAAACGACATCAAAACTCGGAAGACTTGATAGAGATTATAAACCCACAAATGCAACTCTTATCAACAGGGGCCATGATATGATG TTGAGTTGGATTGGAGGAGCGGGACATATTCATATAAATGGGACCGAGTATCAACTTAACCAACTCCATTGGCACATACCCACCGAACACACCATCAACGGCCGAAG GTTCAATCTCGAGCTACACTTGGTTCATCAAAGTACAGACGGAAAAATCGCAGTAATTGGAATCCTATACAAAATCGGTCGTCCTGATTCTCTTTTGTCAAAG ATGGAACCATATATGAGAGCATTGGCTCCTtcaaaagaagttgaaaaaaccGTGGGAATAATAGATCCACGAGATATAAAAATTGGAAGCAGAAAATATTATCGATATATTGGTTCGCTTACCACTCCCCCGTGCACCCAAGATGTTATCTGGACCATCGTTAGAAAG gtGAGAACGGTGTCGCGTGAACAATTGCAAGTAATCCGCGAGGCAGTCCATGAT GAGGCAGATGCTAATGCAAGACCGGTTCAAGCCTTAAATGATCGTTGGTTGAAGCTTTACAGACCAGGGACAGATGATGAAAGAAACTAA
- the LOC122581021 gene encoding ruBisCO large subunit-binding protein subunit alpha-like — protein sequence MASANAITTASILSTHKKGSLVEGSTSGRRMVSQLQTSQKMRKSNRRFSVRAVAKDIEFDQRSRAAMQAGIDKLADVVGLTLGPRGRNVVLDEYGAPKVVNDGVTIARAIELPDAMENAGAALIREVASKTNDSAGDGTTTASVLAREIIKLGLLSVTSGANPVSLKKGIDKTVIGLIEELEKRARPVKGRDDIRAIASISAGNDDIIGTMIADAIDKVGADGVLSIESSSSFETTVDVEEGMEIDRGYISPQFVTNPEKLLVEFENARVLITDQKITSIKDIIPLLEKTTQLRAPLLIIAEDITGEALATLVVNKLRGILNVAAIKAPGFGERRKALLQDIAIVTGAEYQASDLGLLVESTTVEQLGTARKVTITKDSTTIIADAASKDEIQSRIAQIKKELSETDSVYDSEKLAERIAKLSGGVAVIKVGAATETELEDRKLRIEDAKNATFAAIEEGIVPGGGAAFVHLSTLVPAIKETIEDPDERLGADIIQKALVAPASLIAQNAGVEGEVVVEKVKESEWEMGYNAMTDKYENLVESGVIDPAKVTRCALQNAASVAGMVLTTQAIVVEKAKPKTAAAGQPQGLTV from the exons atggCTTCTGCAAATGCAATCACTACTGCTTCAATCTTATCCACCCATAAGAAG GGGAGTTTGGTTGAAGGTAGTACTAGTGGTAGGAGGATGGTTAGCCAATTGCAGACTAGTCAGAAGATGAGGAAATCAAACAGACGGTTTTCTGTTCGAGCTGTTGCTAAAGATATTGAGTTTGATCAGCGTTCAAGGGCGGCTATGCAGGCGGGTATCGATAAACTTGCTGATGTTGTTGGACTTACTCTTGGTCCCAGAg GGAGGAATGTTGTCTTGGATGAATATGGTGCACCAAAGGTGGTTAATGACGGAGTTACTATTGCCAGAGCTATTGAATTACCTGACGCCATGGAAAATGCTGGTGCTGCTCTTATCAGAGAG GTTGCAAGCAAAACCAATGACTCTGCTGGTGATGGGACAACAACTGCATCAGTTCTTGCCCGTGAAATTATCAAACTTGGTCTCTTGAGTGTCACCTCTGGTGCCAACCCAGTGTCACTTAAGAAAGGTATCGACAAGACAGTAATCGGTTTGATTGAGGAGTTGGAGAAGAGAGCTAGACCCGTGAAAGGCCGTGATGATATTAGAG CCATTGCTTCAATCTCTGCTGGAAATGACGATATCATTGGAACTATGATTGCTGATGCTATCGACAAGGTTGGAGCTGACGGTGTCTTGTCTATCGAGTCATCATCCTCCTTTGAGACAACCGTGGATGTTGAAGAAGGAATGGAG ATTGACAGAGGATACATCTCCCCACAGTTTGTTACCAATCCTGAGAAACTACTGGTTGAATTCGAGAACGCTAGGGTGCTGATTACAGATCAAAAGATAACTTCGATAAAGGATATAATTCCCTTGTTGGAGAAGACGACTCAGTTGAGAGCTCCTTTGCTTATTATTGCCGAGGACATCACGGGAGAGGCTTTGGCTACTCTTGTTGTCAACAAGCTACGTGGTATCCTTAATGTTGCCGCTATTAAAGCACCTGGTTTTGGTGAGAGAAGAAAGGCGTTGCTTCAAGATATTGCCATAGTGACAG GAGCCGAGTATCAAGCCAGTGACTTAGGTCTGCTGGTTGAGAGCACCACCGTTGAGCAGCTTGGTACCGCCAGGAAAGTCACGATCACCAAGGACTCTACCACCATCATTGCTGATGCTGCATCAAAGGATGAGATACAATCAAGGATTGCCCAGATCAAAAAGGAGCTATCTGAGACAGATTCTGTTTATGACTCTGAGAAACTAGCTGAAAGAATTGCGAAATTATCCGGCGGAGTCGCTGTTATAAAAGTTGGTGCTGCAACCGAAACTGAATTAGAGGACCGCAAGCTCCGTATCGAGGATGCTAAAAATGCCACCTTTGCTGCTATAGAAGAAGGTATTGTACCTGGAGGTGGTGCTGCTTTTGTTCATTTATCGACACTGGTTCCTGCCATCAAGGAGACAATCGAGGATCCGGATGAACGATTAGGTGCTGATATCATTCAAAAG GCACTAGTGGCACCAGCATCTCTAATAGCCCAAAATGCGGGGGTTGAAGGTGAGGTGGTGGTAGAGAAAGTAAAGGAGAGTGAATGGGAGATGGGATACAATGCGATGACAGACAAGTACGAGAATTTGGTGGAATCTGGAGTTATTGATCCCGCAAAGGTGACTAGATGTGCTTTGCAAAACGCTGCTTCAGTTGCAGGCATGGTTCTAACAACACAAGCCATTGTTGTTGAAAAGGCTAAGCCTAAGACAGCTGCTGCTGGTCAACCACAAGGTCTTACTGTATGA
- the LOC122582864 gene encoding (R)-specific enoyl-CoA hydratase, giving the protein MMTLKRRLFNYVTVSRYSSASLLKAGDKLKQTRIFSSQDLVEYSKISFDANPLHLDTDFARNAGFKDILVPGMLVSSLFPRIIASHFPGAVYASQTLHFRLPVYMEEEILGEVEATSIRELKKKYVAKFTTKCFNNDGVLVLDGEAMAVLPTLSLTQAQA; this is encoded by the exons ATGATGACTTTAAAGCGTAGGTTGTTCAACTACGTTACAGTGTCGAGATACTCCTCGGCCTCGTTGCTTAAGGCCGGGGACAAGTTGAAACAAACAAGAATCTTTtccagtcaagatcttgttGAGTATTCGAAGATTAGTTTTGATGCAAACCCTTTGCATCTAGATACCGATTTTGCAAGGAATGCTGGATTTAAAGATATACTAGTTCCTGGAATGCTTGTTTCGTCTCTGTTTCCGAGAATCATTGCTTCTCATTTT CCTGGAGCAGTATATGCCTCACAGACCTTGCACTTCAGATTACCGGTTTATATGGAGGAAGAGATTCTCGGTGAAGTTGAAGCTACGAGCATAAGAGAATTGAAGAAGAAATACGT TGCTAAATTCACAACCAAGTGCTTCAACAACGATGgggttcttgttcttgatggagAAGCGATGGCTGTCTTACCAACACTATCTTTGACGCAAGCACAAGCATGA
- the LOC122582514 gene encoding alpha carbonic anhydrase 7-like: MDNKSLLFSSSFIALFIIIFCLPFAISQEVDDEREFSYDIRSPIGPHHWGEIHPEWSTCNQGDMQSPIDLLHKRVQTTSKLGRLDRDYKPANATLKNRGHDMMLSWIGGAGHIHINGTEYQLNQLHWHTPTEHTINGRRFNLELHLVHQSKDGKNAVVGILYKIGRPDSLLSMMEPYMRALAPTKEVEKSVGIIDPRDIKIGSRKYYRYIGSLTTPPCTQDVIWTIVRKVRTVSREQLRIIREAVHDEADANARPVQALNDRWLKLYRPDEVDERN, from the exons ATGGATAACAAAAGCTTAttgttttcttcatctttcattgctcttttcatcatcatcttttgtcTACCTTTCGCTATATCTCAAGAAGTCG ATGATGAGCGCGAGTTCTCATATGACATACGAAGTCCAATAGGACCGCATCATTGGGGAGAGATCCATCCCGAATGGAGCACTTGTAACCAAGGAGACATGCAATCGCCGATCGATCTTTTACATAAAAGGGTTCAAACGACATCAAAACTTGGAAGACTTGATAGAGATTATAAACCCGCAAATGCAACTCTTAAAAATAGGGGCCATGATATGATG TTGAGTTGGATTGGAGGAGCAGGACATATTCATATAAATGGGACCGAGTATCAACTTAACCAACTCCATTGGCACACCCCCACCGAACACACCATCAACGGCCGAAG GTTCAATCTCGAGTTACACTTGGTTCATCAAAGTAAAGACGGGAAAAATGCAGTAGTCGGTATCCTGTACAAAATCGGCCGCCCTGATTCTCTTTTGTCAATG ATGGAACCATATATGAGAGCATTGGCTCCTacaaaagaagttgaaaaaagcGTGGGAATAATCGATCCACGAGATATTAAAATCGGGAGTAGAAAATACTATCGATATATTGGCTCGCTTACTACTCCCCCGTGCACCCAAGATGTTATTTGGACCATCGTTAGAAAG GTGAGAACAGTGTCGCGTGAACAATTGCGAATAATCCGTGAGGCAGTCCACGAT GAGGCGGATGCTAATGCGAGACCGGTTCAAGCCTTGAACGATCGTTGGTTGAAGCTTTACAGACCAGATGAAGTAGATGAAAGAAACTAG